One segment of Thermodesulfovibrionales bacterium DNA contains the following:
- a CDS encoding CoB--CoM heterodisulfide reductase iron-sulfur subunit B family protein gives MEIAYYPGCSLHASSELYDIQNRLVFRRLGVELKEIEDWNCCGATSAAKTDDFLSIALPARNLGIADSSGLPEMVIPCSSCYSRTLVSQKRLTEDPELKSRINAGLNRKVEGKIKIRSILEVLMPRVESGEVAEKSAKKLEGLKPACYYGCLMTRFPCDIDVPDNVENPQGMEIICKALGAQPLDWGYKTDCCGASASVNDTDMSLFLMSKIMKDAIARGANCFVTTCPMCQLNLDAYQDRVREKHRIEQRLPVYFITELLGISMGFSPKEMQVDRHFVDAVGLLKELQLI, from the coding sequence ATGGAAATAGCGTATTATCCCGGATGTTCACTGCACGCCTCTTCCGAACTCTACGATATTCAGAACAGGCTGGTATTCAGGCGGTTGGGGGTCGAGCTGAAAGAGATTGAAGACTGGAATTGCTGCGGCGCGACATCTGCAGCCAAGACTGATGACTTCCTCTCGATCGCCCTTCCCGCCCGTAATCTCGGCATCGCCGATTCGAGCGGTCTTCCCGAAATGGTCATCCCCTGCTCGTCCTGCTACAGCCGCACGTTGGTTTCGCAGAAGAGACTGACAGAGGACCCTGAATTAAAAAGCAGGATTAACGCGGGCCTCAACAGAAAGGTCGAGGGGAAGATCAAGATACGGAGCATTCTAGAGGTGCTCATGCCGCGGGTCGAGTCCGGCGAGGTAGCTGAAAAGTCAGCGAAGAAACTGGAAGGACTGAAACCGGCATGCTATTACGGCTGCCTCATGACCCGCTTTCCCTGCGACATCGACGTTCCCGACAACGTCGAGAACCCGCAGGGCATGGAGATTATCTGCAAGGCCCTGGGCGCTCAACCCCTTGACTGGGGCTATAAGACTGACTGTTGCGGGGCATCGGCGTCGGTCAACGACACCGATATGTCCCTCTTCCTCATGTCAAAGATCATGAAGGATGCGATAGCGAGGGGCGCAAACTGTTTTGTCACGACCTGTCCCATGTGTCAGCTTAATCTCGACGCATATCAGGACCGGGTCAGGGAGAAGCACAGGATCGAGCAGAGGCTGCCGGTCTACTTCATTACCGAACTCTTGGGGATATCGATGGGTTTCAGTCCCAAGGAGATGCAGGTCGACAGGCATTTTGTAGATGCGGTCGGGCTCTTAAAGGAGTTACAGCTGATATGA